One Scyliorhinus canicula chromosome 9, sScyCan1.1, whole genome shotgun sequence DNA segment encodes these proteins:
- the thap11 gene encoding THAP domain-containing protein 11 — MPGFTCCVPGCYNNSHRDRELRFYTFPKDEEQRRIWLQNISRTGVTGCFSTFYPTTGHRVCSAHFPGGRKTYSVNVPTIFPLRGVNERKIKRSRKKLLAPTAASSAAAGPGPEDVKPIDLSGPYFFSSSSSSSSPSLPTAGATAATTTAVPRPEAPECLDHSYSLSSTTTSDELLRKLNEQKDIIALMDVKIKEMKGTIRQLKVNEAILREELRNKEKLLSMSVIRKKHGM, encoded by the coding sequence ATGCCCGGCTTCACCTGCTGCGTGCCCGGCTGCTACAACAACTCGCACCGGGACCGGGAGCTCCGCTTCTACACTTTCCCCAAGGACGAGGAGCAGCGCCGGATCTGGTTGCAGAACATCTCCCGCACCGGGGTGACGGGCTGCTTCAGCACCTTTTACCCCACCACCGGGCACCGGGTGTGCAGCGCCCACTTTCCCGGCGGCAGGAAGACCTACTCGGTCAACGTGCCCACCATCTTCCCGCTCCGAGGGGTCAACGAGAGGAAGATCAAGCGCTCCCGCAAGAAGCTGCTGGCCCCCACCGCCGCCTCCTCGGCCGCCGCCGGCCCCGGGCCCGAGGACGTCAAGCCCATCGACCTGTCCGGACCCTACTTcttctcctcctcgtcctcctcctcctcgccctccctcccGACCGCCGGCGCCaccgccgccaccaccaccgccgtCCCTCGCCCCGAGGCTCCCGAGTGCCTGGATCACTCCTACTCGCTCTCCTCAACCACCACCTCCGACGAGCTGCTCAGGAAGCTCAATGAGCAGAAGGACATTATCGCCCTGATGGACGTGAAGATCAAGGAGATGAAAGGCACCATCCGGCAGCTGAAGGTCAACGAGGCCATCCTGCGGGAGGAGCTGAGGAACAAGGAGAAATTGCTGTCCATGTCGGTCATCAGGAAGAAACACGGCATGTGA